A genomic stretch from Setaria viridis chromosome 1, Setaria_viridis_v4.0, whole genome shotgun sequence includes:
- the LOC117850378 gene encoding uncharacterized protein — MVHSALEARNRPGPSREQKPRENSKPYLLSSPRLLAGEMSDRRRDKEKPRDRDRDKDRDLDRHRDRDRDRNRDRDKDRDRDRRRDRERKRSRSRSPSADRDRSHRRHSHSHRGRSSPSPDAGRHKRRRDASPAAADHHHREDKKSADPPAAPKGGGDPAAAAAAAAAGDGDVDAEELEMMKMMGIPVGFDSTKGKHVPDADVSGVRVVTKRQPRQYMNRRGGFNRPLPPERNR, encoded by the coding sequence ATGGTACACTCTGCTTTGGAAGCTCGAAATCGGCCCGGCCCTAGTAGAGAACAAAAGCCCCGAGAAAACAGCAAACCctacctcctctcctctccccgcctcctcgccggcgaaATGTCCGACCGCCGCCGCGACAAGGAAAAGCCCCGCGACCGCGACCGTGACAAGGACCGCGACCTCGATCGCCATCGCGACCGGGATCGCGACAGGAACAGGGACAGGGATAAGGATCGCgaccgcgaccgccgccgcgaccgcgaGCGGAAGCGCTCCCGGTCCCGTTCCCCGTCAGCCGACCGGGACcgctcccaccgccgccactcccaCTCCCACCGAGGCCGCTCGTCACCCTCCCCCGACGCTGGCCGTCACAAGCGCCGCCGCGAcgcgtcccccgccgccgccgaccaccaccACAGGGAGGACAAGAAGTCCGCCGATCCTCCCGCGGCACCCAAGGGCGGAGGGgacccggcggccgcggccgcggccgcggcggcgggcgacggggaCGTGGATGCGGAGGAGCtcgagatgatgaagatgatgggcATCCCCGTCGGGTTCGACTCCACCAAGGGGAAGCACGTGCCTGACGCCGACGTCAGCGGAGTGCGCGTCGTCACCAAGCGCCAGCCGCGCCAGTACATGAACCGCCGCGGCGGGTTCAACCGGCCCCTGCCGCCCGAGCGCAACCGCTAA